A genomic region of Exiguobacterium oxidotolerans JCM 12280 contains the following coding sequences:
- a CDS encoding putative quinol monooxygenase produces MSYGIFGKFTTAAGQQEKLVELLLEAAASLEDEPSCLHYIVSVSEEADTVIVHEIWTNQASHKASLELQATRRLIEQARPLITGIERLLTFDPQGGKGL; encoded by the coding sequence ATGAGTTACGGGATTTTTGGGAAATTTACGACGGCGGCGGGACAACAAGAAAAATTGGTGGAGCTGTTACTTGAAGCAGCAGCCTCGCTTGAAGACGAGCCGTCATGTCTCCATTATATTGTCAGCGTATCAGAAGAAGCGGACACGGTCATTGTCCACGAAATTTGGACGAATCAAGCGTCGCACAAGGCGTCACTCGAGCTTCAGGCGACGCGGCGCCTGATTGAGCAGGCACGCCCGCTCATCACGGGAATAGAGCGTTTGTTGACATTCGATCCGCAAGGCGGAAAAGGGTTATAA